A window from Planococcus maritimus encodes these proteins:
- a CDS encoding transporter substrate-binding domain-containing protein codes for MTAALLGTAALTLSACGEEETNETEQSSEWDRIQEEGVLTVGTSGTLLATSYRDEESGELTGFEVEVVRELGDRLDLEIEFRELGFDEMLTSVSTGQLDMAANDIEVTEDMTDQFLFSTPIKYSYGTAVVREDDLSGIESLEDLEGKKAAGVSTSVYMQIARDYGAKEVTYDNATNEIYLRDVSIGRTDVILNDYYLSKFGVAAFPELNITIHPDIQYLPSEVGLVVNQDNGALLEQVNDTLGEMLSDGTISEISAEFFDGADVSVEPDIEEEN; via the coding sequence ATGACGGCTGCACTGCTCGGCACAGCCGCACTCACCTTATCTGCTTGCGGAGAGGAAGAGACAAATGAAACGGAACAATCTTCAGAATGGGATCGCATTCAAGAGGAAGGTGTCTTGACCGTCGGCACATCCGGCACTCTACTGGCTACTTCCTACCGCGATGAGGAAAGCGGCGAATTGACCGGTTTTGAAGTGGAAGTGGTGCGCGAGCTTGGCGACCGCCTCGACCTTGAAATCGAATTCCGCGAACTTGGGTTTGATGAAATGTTGACGAGTGTCAGCACTGGGCAGCTCGATATGGCAGCGAATGATATCGAAGTGACAGAAGACATGACCGATCAATTCCTGTTCTCCACACCGATCAAGTATTCCTACGGCACAGCTGTCGTTCGCGAAGACGACCTGTCCGGAATCGAATCGCTCGAGGATTTGGAAGGCAAAAAAGCAGCTGGCGTGTCGACCTCCGTCTATATGCAGATTGCCCGGGACTACGGTGCAAAAGAAGTCACCTATGATAACGCGACCAATGAGATTTATTTACGCGACGTGTCGATCGGCCGCACCGACGTCATTTTGAACGATTATTATTTGTCGAAGTTCGGTGTCGCCGCCTTCCCGGAATTGAATATCACCATTCATCCAGATATTCAATACTTGCCATCTGAAGTCGGCCTGGTCGTCAATCAGGATAATGGAGCACTTCTCGAGCAAGTGAATGACACGCTTGGAGAAATGCTGTCAGACGGCACCATCAGCGAAATTTCAGCTGAATTCTTCGATGGGGCGGATGTTTCCGTCGAACCCGATATCGAAGAGGAAAATTAA
- a CDS encoding VOC family protein: MAIQANQIFVNLPVKNLERSMKFFGEMGFDFDERMTDNNATCMIIGQNMYAMLLVEDFFKSFTHKDIADTSTSSETIIALSASSREEVDEWVEKAMAAGGSSANEPMDNKFMYSWSFLDPDGHLWEVMYMEDEAFE; encoded by the coding sequence ATGGCCATTCAAGCGAACCAGATTTTCGTTAATTTGCCGGTTAAGAATTTGGAGAGATCGATGAAGTTTTTCGGCGAGATGGGTTTTGATTTTGATGAACGCATGACGGATAATAACGCCACGTGCATGATTATTGGACAAAATATGTACGCCATGCTGCTGGTGGAAGACTTTTTCAAGAGCTTCACTCACAAAGACATTGCCGACACATCGACAAGCTCGGAGACGATCATCGCGTTGTCAGCGTCGAGCCGCGAAGAGGTGGATGAATGGGTGGAAAAAGCGATGGCAGCAGGAGGCAGTTCCGCAAACGAGCCGATGGATAATAAATTCATGTATTCCTGGAGCTTCCTCGATCCGGACGGACATTTATGGGAAGTCATGTATATGGAAGACGAGGCCTTTGAATAA